The sequence below is a genomic window from bacterium.
GTACAAGGGAGCCGGGGTCGGCCGCAAGTTTACCTGTGCCGATCTTTATGATCGCTTCCCAAATGGATGCGGCGCTGACGAAAACGGCGTCCGCTCCCGCGATCTTTTTCCGCGCGACCTTGGAAAGGGAGCGGGAATCGGCGACCCACCAGAGATATACGTGGGTGTCGAGGAGTATTTTCACCCTTCCCCCTCGAACGCGTGGACGACATCGGGTGGCAGCGGGGCGTCGAAGTCAGCGGCAACCCGAACCTTGCCTTTCAGGTATCCGGGTCGACGGGGCCGCTGTTCCCCCCGGAAGGGGACGAGTCGCGCCACAGGCCGGTTCGCCCGGGCGATCACGATCTCGGCGCCCTGCCGCACCTCGTCGATCAACCTCGAGAGATTCGTTTTTGCCTCGTGGGTGTTGACGATGCCCATAAATCCCCCGGCCGTGATTTGGACTTAGTTTAGTCTGGTCCATTCAGGGACTCTTTGTCAACCGCCTTTCGTGACCTCCAGGAGGAAGATCCCTTCCTCCCGCGACACGTTCGTGACGCGGTGTCCTTCCGTCTTCAGAGAGGAGATCACGTTTTTCAGCGCCTCCTCTTTCAGGCGGACGGCGAGCGTCCCCAGCGGGGGGACCCGCTGCAGCCCCATCTTGACCTTCACGAACGTCATCGGGCAGACGTCCCCGGTGATGTCGAGCAGCGTCGTCGTCATGGCAGCCCCGTCCTCTCCTTCACGAACGTTTCCAGGGCCGGGAATCCCGTCCTCTGCAACGTGTCGCCGAACCGTTCCCTCGGCTTTCCATGCTCTCGGAAGAAGTCGAGGACGGTCAGGATCGCCGCCATCGCCTCCTCCTTCTTCTCCAGAACCCCGAGGATCCTCCTCCCGAGGGAGGGTCTCCTGCCGAACTTCCCGCCGGCGAAGACCCTGTACCCGCGGATCTTCTCCCGCATGCTCCCGGTGGGGCAGGAGGTGATGCAGTCGCCGCACCCGATGCACGGCGTCGGGTCGACGATCAACGCGCGGCCGTCCTCCGACGTCGCGATCGCCTTCGTCGGACAGACGGCCTGGCAGACCCCGCAGAAGGTGCAGGCCGGCGCTTCCCACCGCGGCTCGATCCACCCCTTGATCCCCGCGTCGTTCTCCTCGGCTTTCATGCAGTTGTTGACGCACCCCGAGATGCCGACCTTGAACTTGTGCGGCACCGGCTTGCCGTAGAGCTCCCGGTCGACCGCCTTTGCCAGCTCCGGGGAATCGATCACCCCGCTCGGGCAGACGCGGCACCCCTGGCACGCCGTCACGGTGCGGACCGTGGGTCCGCAAACCCCCACGCCGACGCCGGAGGGTGCGAGGAACTCCTTCAGCGCTGCGAGGGCATCCTGCGGGACGTGAGGGATCTCCACCCCCTGGCGGCTGGTCAGGTGGATCTCCCTCCGCCCGAACCGGTCGGCCGCTTCCCGGATCGCCCGGAGCTGCGGCGTGGCGAGTCGACCGCCGACCACGTGGAGGCGGACCGAGAAGTGCCCGGCCTCCGCCTGGCGCATCATCCCGCCCTTTTTCAGCTCCTTGAAGTCGGCTTCGCTCACGCGGTGACCGCCACGGTCGGGACGCCGGCATCGGCCAGGTGCGGAGCGTAGTGGCTCGCGTATTTGAAGGCGCTGTCGGGCGAGATGCACACCGCCACGGCGCCCGCGGGAAGCTCCTCCTGCAACGCCGCCCAGACGATCGCGCCGGTGGAAGGGCCGACGACGAGGCTCTCCTCGCGCGCCAGACGGATGGCGGTCTCGAATGCGGGGGCGTCGGGGACGCGGACCGTCTTGTCGATCAGCGACTCGTCGAGGATCACGGGTTTGTGGCTCTCCTGGAAGTTCTTCAATCCCGACAGGTGGTGTCCCTTTTCCGGTTCGATGGCCACGATGCGGACATCGGGGTTCCTCTCCTTCAGGAACTTCGCCACCCCGGTGATCGTTCCGCACGTCCCGTACCCGGCGAAGAAGTGGGTGACCTTCCCCTCCGTCTGGTCCCAGATCTCCGCGCCGGTCGTCTCGTAATGGGCCCGCACGTTGTCCGGGTTCTCGTACTGGTTCGGCATCACATAGTGATCCTTCGTCGCCTCTCCGGTGACGAAGCTGCGGGCGAGCGCGATGGCGCCGTCCTTCGGGTGGTCGATCGGGCACAGGTCGTCCGGCGTGGGCCAGACCTCCGCGCCCAACAGCCGCAGCAGGGTGATCTTCTCCTCGGGAGCGCCGGAGGGGATCGTGATCGTGCACGGAATGCCGAGCAGGTTGGAAAGCGCGACGAGGGCGATCCCCGTGTTGCCCGAGGTGGGTTCGACGATCTTCTTTCCGGCCAGCTTCCCGTCCCGACGCAACCCCTCCAGGAGATATCGCGCCGTGCGATCCTTGATCGACCCGAAGGGATTCATCCACTCCAGCTTGGCGAATATATCCCCGCCGCCGATCCCCGGAAGACGGCGCAGGCGAACCAGCGGCGTCGGGTTCTCGCGGCTTCCGATCAGTTGCGATATGTCGTCAAACACCCTGCGCGACAGGTTCATCGGATGTCTCCTCGAAGTTTTCGTACGGCAATGACGCGGCGGTGCGCCCCACGAAGAGGATCGCCGGGGAGCGGACGCCGGACTCCACCGCGATCCGGGACAGGCCGGACAGTGTACCGCGAACGATGCGCTGTTCCGGCCGGCTCCCGTTCTCCACGATGGCGAACGGGGTGTCGGGCGAAAACCCCGCTCCGGCGAGTTCTTCGGCGATGGCCGCGACCCGTCCGACTCCCATGTAGACGGCGAGGGTCCCGTCCTTCGGCAGGAGGCTCCAGTCGACGGCGATTTTCCCCTTTTCGCCGGTCTCGTGGCCGGCGACGAAGGTGACGGAAGAGGATCTCCCGCGGTGGGTCAACGGGAGGACCGCCGCCGCCGCGCACCCCATCGCGGCGGTGATCCCCGGGACGATCTCGTAAGGA
It includes:
- a CDS encoding type II toxin-antitoxin system Phd/YefM family antitoxin — encoded protein: MGIVNTHEAKTNLSRLIDEVRQGAEIVIARANRPVARLVPFRGEQRPRRPGYLKGKVRVAADFDAPLPPDVVHAFEGEG
- a CDS encoding sulfurtransferase TusA family protein, with the protein product MTTTLLDITGDVCPMTFVKVKMGLQRVPPLGTLAVRLKEEALKNVISSLKTEGHRVTNVSREEGIFLLEVTKGG
- a CDS encoding 4Fe-4S binding protein, yielding MSEADFKELKKGGMMRQAEAGHFSVRLHVVGGRLATPQLRAIREAADRFGRREIHLTSRQGVEIPHVPQDALAALKEFLAPSGVGVGVCGPTVRTVTACQGCRVCPSGVIDSPELAKAVDRELYGKPVPHKFKVGISGCVNNCMKAEENDAGIKGWIEPRWEAPACTFCGVCQAVCPTKAIATSEDGRALIVDPTPCIGCGDCITSCPTGSMREKIRGYRVFAGGKFGRRPSLGRRILGVLEKKEEAMAAILTVLDFFREHGKPRERFGDTLQRTGFPALETFVKERTGLP
- a CDS encoding cysteine synthase family protein, which produces MNLSRRVFDDISQLIGSRENPTPLVRLRRLPGIGGGDIFAKLEWMNPFGSIKDRTARYLLEGLRRDGKLAGKKIVEPTSGNTGIALVALSNLLGIPCTITIPSGAPEEKITLLRLLGAEVWPTPDDLCPIDHPKDGAIALARSFVTGEATKDHYVMPNQYENPDNVRAHYETTGAEIWDQTEGKVTHFFAGYGTCGTITGVAKFLKERNPDVRIVAIEPEKGHHLSGLKNFQESHKPVILDESLIDKTVRVPDAPAFETAIRLAREESLVVGPSTGAIVWAALQEELPAGAVAVCISPDSAFKYASHYAPHLADAGVPTVAVTA